From one Papio anubis isolate 15944 chromosome 12, Panubis1.0, whole genome shotgun sequence genomic stretch:
- the LOC101006828 gene encoding olfactory receptor 52A5-like, translating to MVKLNGTVFMPSVLMLIEIPGLESVQFWIGIPFRAMYIIAVFGNSLLLVIIKAERSLHEPMYVFLAMLGATDIALSTCILPKMLGIFWFHPPQIYFDAYLLQMWFIHSFQCIEWGILLAMALDCYVAICDPLRHAVIFTHQFLTQIGVGVTLRAALFAAPCVILLKCQLKFYRTTVVLHSYCEHMAIVKLAADDV from the coding sequence ATGGTCAAGCTCAATGGCACAGTCTTCATGCCTTCAGTGCTGATGCTGATTGAGATCCCTGGCTTGGAGTCTGTGCAGTTCTGGATTGGAATTCCTTTCCGCGCCATGTACATCATTGCTGTGTTTGGGAATTCCCTGCTCTTGGTCATCATCAAAGCTGAGCGCAGCCTTCATGAGCCCATGTATGTCTTCCTGGCAATGCTTGGAGCAACAGACATTGCTCTCAGTACCTGCATCCTACCCAAAATGCTAGGAATATTCTGGTTTCATCCGCCACAAATATACTTTGATGCCTATCTCTTGCAGATGTGGTTCATCCACTCATTTCAGTGCATTGAGTGGGGTATTTTGCTGGCCATGGCCCTGGACTGTTATGTGGCAATCTGTGATCCTCTGAGACATGCAGTCATTTTTACCCACCAATTTCTCACTCAGATCGGGGTTGGGGTGACACTCAGAGCAGCCCTGTTTGCAGCTCCATGTGTCATTCTCCTTAAGTGTCAGCTGAAATTCTACAGGACCACTGTGGTCTTACATTCATATTGTGAGCACATGGCCATCGTGAAGCTGGCAGCAGATGATGTTTGA